The genomic segment ATCACAACCTTTAATGATGGATCTCTTGATGTGGTTTACCACCAAACCGTTAAAAAAGTAACCGAGGATTTTGAACACTTGCGCTTCAACACAGCTATTTCTCAAATGATGGTTTTTGTTAATGAAGCCTATAAAGCAACTGCATTACCAGTGAATTATATTAAATCTTTTGTTCAATTGCTTGCGCCAATTGCTCCGCATATGGCAGAAGAATTGTGGGCTAACTTAACAAACAGCAATGAAAGTATTTCATATGTTGTTTGGCCGACATTTGATGAAAAATTCTTGGTAGAAGATGAAATCGAAGTAGTTTTCCAAGTAAACGGTAAATTAAAAGCAAAAGCTCAAGCATCAAAAGAAATTTCTAAAGAAGATCTAGAAACGTTAGCAATGAATAATGAAAAGATCAAAGAAGCCATTGATGGAAAAACAATTCGCAAAGTGATTGTTGTTCCTGGTAGATTGGTAAATATTGTAGCAAACTAAAGTGTTTTCTACGTTAAGGTTTTAAAGATTTAACTTAAGTAGAAAGGACTGCAACGATTAAGTTGCAGTCCTTTCTACTTTTTTCATCTTCAAAGAGACCTTAATTTTTCTTTAAAGTTGAATGCAGAAAGCTCAATAAACATTGCAACCCTCTGATTTAAGAAGTAAAATAGAACCTGATACAAAAGTATGAGAGTAGGTTTTTGAATCATGTCAAAAGATACAGTCAGTGATAATAAAATTGGACAACAAACTAAAGAATTAAGCTCAAAAGATAAAATGATCAGTGGGTCAGCTTGGATGACAGGTGCAAGTATTTTGTCCAGGTTATTAGGAGCTCTTTATATTATTCCTTGGATGGCTTGGATGGGAAATCCCAGCGTAGCAGCGTCAGCAAATGCCCTTTACATTATTGGCTACACACCTTATGCATTATTCTTAAATATTGCGACAGCTGGTGTACCTTCTGCCATTGCTAAACAAGTCTCTTATTATAATAGTCTAAACGAATATGAAACGAGCCAAAAAATTTATAGAAAAGGATTACAAGTAATGGCAATTACAGGTGTTGTGTCTGCATTGATCATGTATGTTGCGGCACCTTTGATAGCTGGAAGCAGTCCAGGTATTTCGGTTGACGATGGAACACAAGTTATTCGGTCTCTTAGTTGGGCGTTACTCATTATTCCATGTATGAGCGTTACACGAGGATATATTCAAGGGCATCATGTAATGAAATATTCTGCTATATCGCAATTTATTGAACAATTAGCTCGCGTCATCTTTATGCTTGCGGCTGTATACTTTATTCGTCAAATATGGAATGGTTCAGTAGTGAATGCGGTTTCTGCTTCAACATTTGGAGCCGTTATTGGAGCTGTTTTTAGTATAGGGTATTTATTTTATATTATTTGGCGTAAAAAACCAGAGCTAGATGAGCATGCTGCTCAGAGTTTAAATAAGGTGAATATTTCTACAAATGAGATCTTTAAATCGATTATTCGTACGGCTATTCCATTTATCATTATTGGATCTGGAATAACATTGTTTCAAATGATCGATCAGTTTACTTTCCAACAAATTATGACCCGCGTTTCTGATTTTACCCCAAAAGAGATTGTAGATAGTTATGGGATAGCATCAGGAAATGTCAATAAATTGATTATGATTGTTATTTCTTTTGGAGGTTCGATGGCGATAACATCTGTTCCGCTGATTTCTGAGTTGATAGCAAAAAATGATTTGAAAAAATTATCCCGTCAAGTTAGTGATAGCTTGCAGTTGTTTTTCTTCATCATGCTGCCGGCAACAATTGGTATGGCTGTTGTAGCAGAACCTTTATATACCGTTTTTTATGGACAAAATGATTTTGGAACAAATCTGTTACAAGTTGCGTCATTTATGAGTTTATTTTTAGGGTTGTTTGTCCTTATGGGCTCAACGATGCAAGCTGCAAATCAAACAAGACCGGCTCTATGGGCTTTAGCAATTGGGTTAGTTGTGAAATTAGCATTGCAATACCCAATGCTTGCAATAGCACAGACAAATGGAATGTTTATTTCTAATATATTTGGATTTGGTGTAACAGTCTTTTTAATGTTGCGAAAAATGTACAAGGTTACTCATTTTAATATTGGGCTCTTACTCAGAAGAGTATTGTTGATGGTTATCCTAACAGTAGTAATGGCTATTGTAACGTTTGCCGTTAAAGAAGCTCTTTACTTAGTTATGCATCCAGAAAATCGTCTTAGTGCACTTCTAGTAATGGGTGTTTCAGCTGGAATGGGCGGTATTGTTTATGTATATGCTTCATTAAAAACACGTTTAGCTGACCGTTTATTAGGAGCTCGTGTAGCGAGTTTGAGAACCAAATTACACATTAAATAAGAAAACTGGAGCATGTTCTAGAATAATCATTTGGATATAAATAAGAGGCTAGGACTTTTGTCCCAGCCTCAGTTTTTTGACTAGACTTAAAAGAATGGAGCAGAGGAAATGCGTTTAGATAAACTTTTAGCTAATATGGGGTTTGGAACAAGAAAAACCGTAAAAACGCTATTGAAAGCAAAAGAAGTAACGGTTAATGGAATAGTTATAAAAGATGGAAAAAGCCAAGTCGACCCAGATAAAGACAAAGTTGTTGTTGCGGGTGAAGCCGTTGAATACCAAGAATTTGTTTACTTTATGTTGCATAAACCACAAGGAGTAGTAAGTGCTACAAATGATAATCTGCATAAAACAGTTATCGATTTATTAGCCCCAAAAGATCAAGT from the Carnobacterium inhibens subsp. inhibens DSM 13024 genome contains:
- a CDS encoding putative polysaccharide biosynthesis protein, giving the protein MSKDTVSDNKIGQQTKELSSKDKMISGSAWMTGASILSRLLGALYIIPWMAWMGNPSVAASANALYIIGYTPYALFLNIATAGVPSAIAKQVSYYNSLNEYETSQKIYRKGLQVMAITGVVSALIMYVAAPLIAGSSPGISVDDGTQVIRSLSWALLIIPCMSVTRGYIQGHHVMKYSAISQFIEQLARVIFMLAAVYFIRQIWNGSVVNAVSASTFGAVIGAVFSIGYLFYIIWRKKPELDEHAAQSLNKVNISTNEIFKSIIRTAIPFIIIGSGITLFQMIDQFTFQQIMTRVSDFTPKEIVDSYGIASGNVNKLIMIVISFGGSMAITSVPLISELIAKNDLKKLSRQVSDSLQLFFFIMLPATIGMAVVAEPLYTVFYGQNDFGTNLLQVASFMSLFLGLFVLMGSTMQAANQTRPALWALAIGLVVKLALQYPMLAIAQTNGMFISNIFGFGVTVFLMLRKMYKVTHFNIGLLLRRVLLMVILTVVMAIVTFAVKEALYLVMHPENRLSALLVMGVSAGMGGIVYVYASLKTRLADRLLGARVASLRTKLHIK